A genomic window from Silene latifolia isolate original U9 population chromosome 11, ASM4854445v1, whole genome shotgun sequence includes:
- the LOC141613148 gene encoding LEAF RUST 10 DISEASE-RESISTANCE LOCUS RECEPTOR-LIKE PROTEIN KINASE-like 2.1: MVSSTSSLHLLSFAIFVVFVGLPSSDGVDDRYKTCFSVLITCGKLKNVGFPFWGEGRPQYCGHPALQLQCIDYPTGSYPYLKIGPKQLESYNVVNITYYGNNITLELRGAPENSCGSYGRDFGGILEFTRKVEIINLLYKCNNRMVPNRSDGNVTCYENHSKFPVYYRNNNSAQGQYASCISAEVPVFSKELDLYNKGNITVSQILYEGFEVNYGYPLECVKCYKSGCICGSSSRSDFVCLCKSASIAVGIGLLIVIAWFLRKKKSSPKFATFWKSEAKTCPNVDAFLQIYGSFSLTRHTYKNLKKITNDFSEKLGEGGYAIVYQGKLKSGSLVAVKVLKQSKGDGEDFINEVASISRTNHVNIVTLLGFCFEGNKRALIYEYLPNGSLEKFTYHGAGPSNQSLPWETLLNIAIGIAKGLDYLHRGCNARILHFDIKPHNILLDQDFIPKISDFGLARLCPLQKSTISMMDARGTIGYIAPEVFCRSFGRVSHKSDVYSFGMMVLDMACGRNNLSADQQKSSDLYFPKWIYDKLELQEEASFQGTTNDEEKALQTKMILVSLWCIQTYPSNRPTMTTVVDMLQGCPDSIQMPPRPNLSSPPRLAFNTSGTTTQTQ, translated from the exons ATGGTATCCTCAACATCTTCCCTGCACTTGCTCTCTTTTGCCATCTTTGTCGTCTTTGTTGGATTGCCTTCATCTGATGGTGTTGATGACAGGTATAAGACATGCTTTTCTGTATTAATTACATGTGGGAAACTCAAAAATGTCGGGTTCCCATTTTGGGGAGAGGGCAGGCCTCAATACTGTGGCCACCCGGCGTTGCAGCTTCAGTGTATTGATTATCCAACTGGTAGTTACCCGTATCTGAAAATTGGCCCAAAACAATTGGAATCTTATAATGTTGTTAACATCACATATTATGGTAATAACATAACTCTTGAACTTCGTGGGGCTCCGGAAAATAGTTGTGGTTCTTACGGAAGAGATTTTGGTGGCATACTTGAGTTCACCAGAAAGGTTGAGATAATTAACTTACTTTACAAGTGCAACAACAGGATGGTTCCAAACCGTAGTGATGGCAATGTTACATGCTATGAGAATCATTCCAAATTCCCAGTTTATTATCGGAACAATAATTCAGCCCAAGGCCAATATGCATCTTGCATCTCTGCTGAGGTTCCAGTCTTTAGTAAAGAGTTGGATCTTTATAACAAGGGTAATATAACGGTTTCTCAGATCCTTTACGAGGGGTTTGAGGTGAACTATGGGTACCCTTTAGAATGTGTCAAGTGTTATAAATCTGGTTGTATATGTGGCTCATCTTCGCGTTCTGATTTTGTGTGCCTCTGCAAATCAG CATCAATAGCAGTGGGGATAGGGCTGTTAATTGTTATTGCCTGGTTTCTAAGGAAAAAGAAATCAAGTCCGAAATTCGCTACGTTCTGGAAGTCAGAAGCCAAAACATGCCCTAATGTTGATGCCTTCTTACAAATTTATGGTTCGTTTTCTTTAACAAGGCATACATACAAGAATTTAAAGAAAATCACCAATGATTTCAGCGAGAAACTTGGTGAAGGTGGCTATGCTATTGTTTACCAAGGTAAGTTAAAGAGCGGCTCTCTTGTCGCGGTGAAAGTCTTGAAACAATCAAAGGGAGACGGTGAAGACTTTATCAACGAGGTAGCTAGCATCAGTCGAACTAACCATGTCAATATTGTCACTCTTTTAGGTTTTTGCTTCGAGGGTAATAAAAGAGCCTTGATATATGAGTATTTACCGAATGGATCCCTTGAAAAATTCACATATCATGGTGCTGGTCCCAGTAATCAATCCTTACCATGGGAAACACTTCTTAATATCGCCATAGGGATCGCTAAAGGATTAGACTATTTACACCGAGGTTGTAATGCTCGGATTTTGCATTTCGACATCAAGCCTCACAATATTCTACTTGATCAAGACTTTATCCCGAAGATTTCAGACTTTGGCCTAGCTAGATTATGCCCCTTACAAAAAAGTACCATATCAATGATGGACGCAAGAGGGACTATTGGGTACATAGCACCAGAGGTATTTTGCAGATCTTTTGGAAGAGTTTCTCACAAATCGGATGTTTATAGCTTCGGGATGATGGTTTTAGATATGGCATGTGGTAGAAACAATTTATCTGCAGATCAGCAAAAAAGCAGTGACCTGTATTTTCCGAAGTGGATATACGACAAACTTGAACTGCAGGAGGAAGCTTCATTTCAAGGAACTACAAATGACGAAGAAAAAGCATTGCAGACGAAGATGATTTTGGTAAGCTTATGGTGTATACAGACTTATCCTTCAAATCGGCCAACAATGACTACGGTGGTAGACATGCTACAAGGGTGTCCTGATTCGATACAAATGCCACCCAGGCCGAATTTATCTTCACCTCCGAGATTGGCCTTCAATACCTCAGGAACTACTACACAAACCCAGTGA